One Tetrapisispora phaffii CBS 4417 chromosome 3, complete genome DNA segment encodes these proteins:
- the MRPS5 gene encoding mitochondrial 37S ribosomal protein uS5m (similar to Saccharomyces cerevisiae MRPS5 (YBR251W); ancestral locus Anc_7.170), which yields MFKRQFSTSLGNLKHYGDSILKKYYSPELLNSIKLAQSVIPTKPDFKVSSNVKFHPPYLEDFSKIDSYWDYKPGLPHAHVSDVNEINTFEWDKVHQQLPGDGLIIPPGVSRNIASGSDSAKLSGRTSKTMDVALGLHKQSGLNIEYITKKLDMKPLVTKRVSNQTAKGKIASFYALVVVGDRNGMVGLGEGKSRETMSKAIFKAHWDGVRNLKEIPRYENRTIYGDIDYRYHGVKLFLRSGRPGFGLRVNHIIYEICECAGIKDLSGKVYKSRNDMNVAKGTVEALLNSQKTLDEIALGRGKKIADVRSIYYSS from the coding sequence ATGTTTAAGAGACAATTCTCGACGTCACTGGGCAATTTGAAACACTATGGTGATTCCATActgaagaaatattattcacctgaattattgaattcaattaaGTTAGCCCAAAGTGTTATTCCGACGAAGCCAGATTTTAAAGTCTCAAGTAATGTTAAATTTCATCCTCCATATTTGGAAGATTTTAGTAAAATAGACAGTTATTGGGATTATAAACCGGGTTTACCACACGCACATGTTAGTGATGTTAATGAAATCAATACATTTGAATGGGACAAAGTTCATCAACAATTGCCAGGTGATGGTCTCATAATACCACCTGGTGTCTCAAGGAATATAGCATCTGGCTCCGATTCTGCCAAATTATCCGGCAGAACTTCAAAAACTATGGATGTTGCTTTAGGGTTGCATAAGCAATCTggtttaaatattgaatatattacaaaaaaattagatatGAAACCTTTAGTTACCAAGAGAGTCTCTAATCAAACTGCAAAAGGTAAAATTGCCTCGTTTTATGCATTGGTGGTTGTAGGTGATCGTAATGGTATGGTTGGGTTAGGTGAAGGTAAATCAAGAGAAACTATGTCGAAAGCTATCTTTAAGGCACATTGGGATGGTGTCCGtaatttgaaagaaattCCAAGATATGAAAATCGAACAATTTATGGTGACATCGATTATAGATATCATGgtgttaaattatttttaagaaGTGGTAGACCAGGTTTTGGTCTAAGAGTTaatcatataatatatgaaatttGTGAATGTGCAGGTATTAAGGATTTAAGTGGTAAAGTTTACAAATCGAGAAATGATATGAATGTTGCCAAAGGTACAGTAGAAGCCTTATTAAATTCGCAAAAGACTCTGGATGAAATTGCATTAGGTAGAGGTAAAAAAATTGCTGACGTCAGAAGTATTTATTACTCaagttaa